The DNA region CCGGCCACCACATCCGCCTGGAGCCGCTGGCCCGCCGCCACGTCGCCGACCTCTGGGCCACCATCGGCTCCGAGCCCGAGGTCTGGCGCTGGACCATGAACCTCCCGCCCGCCACCGAGGAGGAGCTCGGCGCGATCATCGACGCCCGCATCGCCGAGGGCGCCGGCGGCGAATCCGTGGAGTTCGCCGCCGTCGACCTCGCCAGCGGCACCGCCGTCGGCGTCACCGGCTACTACGACCTCAACGCCAAGGACGAGTACCTGGAGATCGGCGGCACCATGTACGCCCGCTCGGTCTGGCGCACCGCGGTCAACACCGAGGCCAAGCTGCTGCTGCTCACCCACGCCTTCGAGGACCTCGGCATGGGCCGCGTCTTCTGGAAGACCGACGCCCTCAACGAACGCTCCCGCAACGCCATCCAGCGCCTCGGCGCCCAGTACGAGGGCACCTTCCGCCGCCACCGCCTCCGCCCCACCGGCATCTGGCGCGACAGCGCCTACTTCTCGATGCTCGCCGACGAGTGGCCCGCCGCCAAGTTCCGCCTGACGGAGCGCCTTTCGCGCGGCTGAGCGGCCACGCGCCATGCCAGCCACCCCGTAAAGAGGAGCGAAACGAGCAGGGCGGTCAACCAGATCACCGCTCGGCCAACTTGGCCACGGCCCACACCGCTTTGCCGTAGCTGCCGATCAGTTCGACGCCCCATGTGTCCGAGAGGGCCTCGACGATGTCCAGGCCCCGGCCGCTCGCCCGCGAGTCGTCCCGGGCCTGCCGCTGGAGCTGGTTCCCCGATGCGTCGGAAACCGTGATGTACAGCTCGCCGCAACGGAGTTCGAGCGTGATGCCCGGTCGGCCCTCCCCGTGGACCAGGGCGTTGGTCACCAGCTCGGAGAGGATGAGGCACGCCGAATCCGGGTCCAGGCCCATGGAGTGGAGGACGTCCCGGAGGAACCGGCGGATCGGCCCGACCATCCCGGGAAGGGCCGGCGGGGAGAGGTCGAGCCGGAACTCGGAGGCGAGCGGGCCCCGGGAGGGGCCGAACTGTGGAAGGCACATGGCTTTCTCCAGCCCTGAGTTGAGTGGAAAGCACTGGGAGGGAAGAGGTAACCCGTGGCCTGCCCCCGCCGACGGTGGAGGAGGGCAGGCGTCGGCAGCCTGCACCCCCACACCCGGGGTGCGCTTCGGGATCTGATCGACATTCAGTAGTCGACCTGATACTGAAGGTAGGGCAGACCCCCGCATTAATGCAACCACTCGTAAGGGTGACGCTACGGTGGGTCCCATGGGGGTGGCGTTGCGCGACCCCCACGCGCAACACTGCCGGTGCCACGGGAAGGGACGGACGGTTGGCTCTGCGAGCGCACATCAGCGAGCGTCAGCGACGATACGGCGCCGAGGTGCGCCGCCTCCGGTTGGACGCCAACGTTGCGGTGCAGACGGCGGCTGCACACGTCGGCATGCGTGGACCGCAGCTGAACCACATCGA from Kitasatospora cathayae includes:
- a CDS encoding ATP-binding protein; its protein translation is MCLPQFGPSRGPLASEFRLDLSPPALPGMVGPIRRFLRDVLHSMGLDPDSACLILSELVTNALVHGEGRPGITLELRCGELYITVSDASGNQLQRQARDDSRASGRGLDIVEALSDTWGVELIGSYGKAVWAVAKLAER
- a CDS encoding GNAT family N-acetyltransferase, producing the protein MTAKLPTPVTLTGHHIRLEPLARRHVADLWATIGSEPEVWRWTMNLPPATEEELGAIIDARIAEGAGGESVEFAAVDLASGTAVGVTGYYDLNAKDEYLEIGGTMYARSVWRTAVNTEAKLLLLTHAFEDLGMGRVFWKTDALNERSRNAIQRLGAQYEGTFRRHRLRPTGIWRDSAYFSMLADEWPAAKFRLTERLSRG